The Mycobacterium sp. EPa45 genomic interval TCAGATCGCTTCTGCGGGTGGCACTCTGGCTGACCTGACAGACGATGACGCAGCAGAGCTTCCTGATCTCGGTAGCGCACTGAACGACACCATCGCATGGCGTCATGAGCTCGGGCGCCTGGAAAACCATCGGTCCTAGAGAGTTCTGCCGACCCAACTGGCGCCGCCACGCTGCCCCGAGCTGGTGGTGCGAGGCACTCCGGCGCTGATATCGCGTTGCGGCGGTTAAGAATAGGGCATTCTCGGCTATGGCGTGGTTTGGCCCGCGACGGCCGACGATAACGAGCTGCGGATCGACTTTTGCGTGTCGGACGGATACGCCTCCAGGCAATCGATGAGCTCATTCAGTCGTGCTAGCAACTGCTGTCTGTTTCGCGGTTTGATACTGGCAAAGACTGTCTGAAGGAAGTCATAATGACCGGGCAGAAACTCGGTCAAGAACTGATTGCCCTTCTTCGATATGGCGACCACCACAGAGCGTCGATCGCGGGGATTTACCTTGCGCGTGACAAAGCCTGCCTTGGTCAGGCTGTCGACGACACCCGTCAGACTGGCTTGGCGTACGGAAATGGCGTCTGCTAGTGCGCCCATCGTGATCGGCCCCTCGGCCCGCTTGAGGACGGTGAGGACGTTGAACTGGCTCATCGAAAGGTCGACCGGAGCCAACTCCTCGGCGGCGACTCGACCGAACGCCGTGACGGCACGGTAGAGCGCGAGCGGTAACGCCAGCGACGACGGGTCGTAGTCCGGTCCTGCTTCGCGGGTCTTGGCAGCGACCTGTGCGGCCATCGTCAAATTCTCGGTACTCATGAAGTCCCTTAGCTTTTTGAGTCGTCGGCTGAGCAAGCAGCTTTACCGATGGTGATCGTACCGGCAGATGAACGGTTGTCTTACTTTCCGTGCGTGAACATTCTGCCGCCTATATGTCACTATCAATACATCATGGACGCGACATCATGGACGCGCCGTCCCGTCACGACGTGGGTCCGGCCATGGGAGGCATCGAACGGATTTGTTGAAGGAGTGCCACGCTCTCGGGGTAGGGGCGTTTTCGAAACGGCGTCGCGCCGACGGTTCGGAAGTAGTCCACCACGACGGCGAGCGTTCTGCTGCGGATACCGGCGGTCGTCGCCATTTTCTCAGCCAGCGCGGAATCTTTTTCGATGGTGCTCGCCGGCGCGTGGCTACGCACATCGTCGCGGTCGTGCCGGAAGTACGCAGCCGCCGTCCTGAGACCCGAGTCGTCCCCCCCGCTGCACTCCGCGATGGCATCGGCTACATCGCCTGCCTTCAGCCCAATGGCTTCCGCGATCAACAGTGCTTCCGCTGAGGCGAGGTACGAGCTGTACTTGACATGTTGGTTGAGCAGTTTGGTGGCGTAGCCGGCGCCTCGGCGCCCGCAGTACACCAGGGTGCGCGACACGGCGGCGAGGACATCAGCATCAGGGCCAAGCACCCCGGGCGGCCCACCGACCAGAACCGTCATGTTCGGCGCCTTGCGGCTGACGGGGCAGTCCACGAAGCGCCGACCGGTTGCGTCGTACGCCTGGCCGATGATCGCTGCGACTTGCGGGTCACACGTCGACATATCCAACACGGCAGCCCCTTCGGCAAGGCCGGCGAGGACACCTTGCTCCGATCCGAGCGCTACCTCAAGCACCTGAGCTGGTCCCGGTAGGACCGTCAAGACGAGGTCACATGCGCCGGCCAACTCTCTTGCGTCCGACGCGGACTCGGCGCCCAGCTCGACAACGGGGCGTAACGCGTCGGGCCGAATGTCGTAGCAAATCACCGAATGGTCGGTCGCGAGAAGTGATTCCGCGAGAGCAGAGCCCATACCGCCTAGACCGATCACGCCGACCCGCCTCATGACGCCGCCGGCCCGACACCAGTTTCTGCGCAGGCTGTCAACACTTTTAACATGCGGGACCGTCTGCGTACTGCGAACTCAGGATGACGGCTATCGCAACGCCGGATCGGCGAACTCGACCCTGTTTCGATTGGCCGCCTCGATGAGGGCTCTCACGTCGCCGGGGCCGTTGGACGTGGCATCCACGTCGGAGAAGAAATCGAG includes:
- a CDS encoding MarR family winged helix-turn-helix transcriptional regulator — its product is MSTENLTMAAQVAAKTREAGPDYDPSSLALPLALYRAVTAFGRVAAEELAPVDLSMSQFNVLTVLKRAEGPITMGALADAISVRQASLTGVVDSLTKAGFVTRKVNPRDRRSVVVAISKKGNQFLTEFLPGHYDFLQTVFASIKPRNRQQLLARLNELIDCLEAYPSDTQKSIRSSLSSAVAGQTTP
- a CDS encoding NAD(P)-dependent oxidoreductase yields the protein MRRVGVIGLGGMGSALAESLLATDHSVICYDIRPDALRPVVELGAESASDARELAGACDLVLTVLPGPAQVLEVALGSEQGVLAGLAEGAAVLDMSTCDPQVAAIIGQAYDATGRRFVDCPVSRKAPNMTVLVGGPPGVLGPDADVLAAVSRTLVYCGRRGAGYATKLLNQHVKYSSYLASAEALLIAEAIGLKAGDVADAIAECSGGDDSGLRTAAAYFRHDRDDVRSHAPASTIEKDSALAEKMATTAGIRSRTLAVVVDYFRTVGATPFRKRPYPESVALLQQIRSMPPMAGPTS